A window of the Virgibacillus pantothenticus genome harbors these coding sequences:
- a CDS encoding sterol desaturase family protein translates to MKKYGKEFITFPDVMVMLIIFAAMLALTVPNLSDWKVWIAIGNGMIMYAISEYMIHRFLFHIKKPNNPFLLKLIKRLHYDHHVDPDNVKLLFLPLWFSLPNFMILAVVCYAITRNLELTIAFVTGVIGYFLYYEWKHFVAHKPIQPATKLGKQIKKSHLWHHYKNENYWFGVTHRAVDKTMGTYRDHKEVEKSDTARDLEKRA, encoded by the coding sequence ATGAAGAAATATGGGAAGGAGTTTATCACGTTCCCGGATGTGATGGTAATGCTCATTATTTTCGCTGCGATGTTAGCTCTTACAGTACCAAACCTTTCTGATTGGAAAGTCTGGATTGCGATAGGCAACGGAATGATAATGTATGCAATTAGCGAATATATGATTCATCGTTTCTTATTTCATATTAAAAAACCAAATAATCCATTCTTACTCAAATTAATTAAGCGGTTACATTACGATCACCATGTGGATCCTGATAATGTAAAGTTGCTTTTCTTACCGCTATGGTTTAGTTTGCCAAATTTTATGATTTTAGCAGTTGTATGCTATGCCATTACCAGAAATTTGGAGCTGACTATTGCTTTTGTAACAGGAGTGATAGGGTATTTTCTGTATTATGAATGGAAGCATTTTGTTGCTCATAAACCAATCCAGCCAGCAACTAAATTGGGAAAACAAATAAAAAAATCGCATCTTTGGCATCATTACAAAAATGAAAATTATTGGTTTGGTGTGACGCATCGGGCAGTTGATAAAACTATGGGAACGTATCGCGACCATAAGGAAGTGGAAAAAAGTGATACAGCCAGAGACTTGGAAAAACGGGCGTAA